The Mucilaginibacter yixingensis genome window below encodes:
- a CDS encoding alginate export family protein: protein MYKIVFKQYTVVLLAFCLSLSALTAKAQLTLSGQLRPRTELRDGYGTLETDGSKNAAFISQRTRLTLNYRSNRLIFQTTVQDVRLWGQDASTITVTDGSRLGIHEAWAEIILSNKKDTSFKVSPLDYFAIKIGRQEISYDDERLLGGLDWTQQGRRHDAIVLKALQSGWQFDLGAAFNQNSDAINYNGTYYTPANVPATVKDSNGNLVNTPAGMIPLTNASGNSSKTGSLALLNPPSTNGLNQNYKALQYLYLAKKLNKTKVSALFLTDQFGKYKLDSVKNTAGTDVGYVYGYRFNQPGVNLRYTTGLLINPVLGSKNEWAFTGGYYHQGGHDKDGLSLNAYMFTLSAAYAPGKVGVTAGWDYMSGNDVFSGSTQSHRFDPLYGTPHKFWGYMDYFYVASGSPIGGLSNPYLKLKYTSANKRFTTELADHYFMLAGEQKDVTGAPVSKYLGTELDLTTGYKLNKVTQATLGVSYMAATRSMEYAKSITPGTAKLNPVWAYLQINITPQFL, encoded by the coding sequence TGTATTTAAACAATACACGGTTGTCCTACTTGCCTTTTGCCTCTCGCTAAGTGCGTTGACTGCCAAAGCCCAGCTTACGCTGAGCGGTCAGTTAAGGCCCCGCACAGAACTACGCGACGGCTATGGCACCCTGGAAACCGACGGCAGCAAAAATGCTGCTTTTATATCTCAACGAACGCGTTTAACACTCAATTATCGCTCTAATCGCCTCATTTTTCAAACCACTGTACAAGATGTTCGCTTGTGGGGACAAGATGCCTCAACCATTACTGTAACCGATGGTTCACGTTTGGGCATCCACGAAGCCTGGGCAGAAATTATCTTATCTAACAAAAAAGATACATCATTTAAAGTATCTCCGCTGGATTACTTCGCCATCAAAATTGGTCGCCAGGAGATTTCTTATGATGACGAACGCCTGCTGGGCGGACTGGACTGGACCCAACAAGGCCGCCGCCACGATGCCATTGTACTGAAAGCCCTGCAAAGCGGCTGGCAATTTGATCTGGGTGCCGCCTTTAACCAAAATAGCGATGCTATTAATTATAACGGCACTTATTACACCCCGGCCAACGTTCCTGCTACTGTTAAAGACAGCAACGGCAACCTGGTTAACACCCCTGCCGGTATGATTCCGCTCACCAACGCTTCGGGTAACAGCTCAAAAACCGGCAGCCTGGCACTGCTGAATCCACCAAGCACTAACGGACTGAACCAGAACTACAAAGCTCTGCAGTACCTATACCTTGCAAAGAAATTGAACAAAACCAAGGTATCTGCCCTGTTCCTGACAGATCAGTTTGGCAAATACAAGCTGGATTCTGTTAAAAACACCGCTGGTACAGATGTAGGTTACGTTTACGGCTACCGCTTTAACCAACCAGGTGTTAACCTGCGCTATACAACAGGTTTATTAATTAACCCTGTACTGGGCAGCAAAAACGAGTGGGCATTTACCGGTGGCTATTACCACCAGGGCGGCCATGACAAAGATGGTTTAAGCCTGAATGCCTATATGTTCACCCTATCGGCGGCTTATGCTCCCGGAAAAGTAGGTGTTACAGCAGGTTGGGATTACATGTCAGGCAATGATGTCTTTTCAGGATCTACTCAAAGCCATCGCTTTGACCCGCTTTACGGTACACCGCACAAATTTTGGGGATATATGGATTATTTCTACGTAGCCAGCGGTTCGCCGATTGGTGGCTTGAGCAATCCGTACCTGAAACTAAAATATACATCAGCCAACAAACGCTTTACTACCGAACTGGCCGACCATTACTTCATGCTGGCCGGCGAGCAGAAAGACGTTACAGGCGCCCCTGTAAGCAAATACCTGGGCACCGAATTGGATCTGACTACTGGTTACAAGCTTAACAAAGTTACGCAGGCAACGCTGGGTGTATCATACATGGCAGCCACCCGCAGCATGGAGTATGCTAAAAGCATTACCCCAGGCACTGCCAAGTTAAACCCGGTATGGGCTTATTTACAAATTAACATTACTCCTCAATTTTTATAA